Genomic segment of Peribacillus frigoritolerans:
TCTTCAAGATCCGCCAGAATTTCAGAAACCGTAAAACCTGCTTGCTCCAACCACTTTTTATATTGTTCAACCGGATAGGTCCGTTGATAATGCAACTCATCAAAACGGTCATACAGTCCGCTTTCATCGTCCCTTACGAAAAAACTTAAATCATGCTCAACACTGTAAAGTTCTTCACCCGGGAAGCAGTCCCATATATAGGATACTTCTTCACCGTTGACAGCAAACGTATTATCGCGAAAGATTTCTTCCATTTTATAAATGGAATGGATATCAAACAAGAATAATCCGCCATCCTTCAAATGCTCATGAACCCGGCTGAACGTCTTGACTATATCCTCCTCATCGCGAAGGTAGTTCAGCGAATCACAAAAAATCGTGAC
This window contains:
- a CDS encoding class I SAM-dependent DNA methyltransferase, which codes for MTYERFAYVYDELMKDAPYEKWLMILTAKLEQYGIGGRKVLDLACGTGEMTVELAQHGFEVTGVDLSDEMLLVANEKAVKLGLSIPLFQQNMAELEGLGQFDCVTIFCDSLNYLRDEEDIVKTFSRVHEHLKDGGLFLFDIHSIYKMEEIFRDNTFAVNGEEVSYIWDCFPGEELYSVEHDLSFFVRDDESGLYDRFDELHYQRTYPVEQYKKWLEQAGFTVSEILADLEEAPLVTETERILFVASK